From the genome of Impatiens glandulifera chromosome 9, dImpGla2.1, whole genome shotgun sequence, one region includes:
- the LOC124913964 gene encoding uncharacterized protein LOC124913964: protein MVNQGKKSTESAPPPPKRAAPGAQQSTPPPPKMAAPGAQQSTTEVLHQTKKLPAGSPVKKAIIGLAFVTTIGYFALCANKKPEASALDVAKVISGTATPKNTHPPK, encoded by the coding sequence ATGGTGAACCAAGGAAAGAAATCAACCGAATCAGCGCCACCACCACCAAAGAGGGCTGCTCCAGGAGCACAACAATCAACACCACCACCACCAAAGATGGCTGCTCCAGGAGCACAACAATCAACAACAGAAGTTCTCCACCAGACAAAAAAGTTGCCCGCAGGCAGTCCTGTCAAAAAAGCCATTATCGGTTTGGCTTTCGTCACTACAATCGGTTACTTCGCCTTGTGTGCCAATAAAAAACCCGAGGCCTCTGCCCTAGACGTCGCTAAAGTCATCTCTGGAACTGCAACCCCCAAGAATACTCACCCTCCAAAGTAG
- the LOC124913961 gene encoding leucine aminopeptidase 1-like produces MAAIVVSLASSSCRSLSTLHVPSTTYSVFTKSQSFPLLGLSLGVLPSLRSQVGGKRMGHVLAQANLGLTQPNNVEPSKISFAAKEIDLVEWKGDILVVAVTEKDLTKDESSKFQNSILKKLDTHLGGLLSEASLEEDFTGKAGQTTILRLPGLGSKRVGLIGVGKSSSSTSAYRSLGEAVAAAAKAAQASNVAIVLASPDELSAESKLTIASAIVSGTVLGTFEDSRFKSDSKKPSLKSVDIVGLGTGYELEKKLKYAENVCSGVILGKELVNAPPNVLTPAVLAEEASKIASTYSDVLSATILDEERCVELKMGSYLAVAAASANPPHFIHLCYKPPNGQVKMKLALVGKGLTFDSGGYNIKTGPGCLIELMKFDMGGSAAVLGAAKALGQIKPEGVEVHFIVAACENMISGTGMRPGDIVTASNGKTIEVNNTDAEGRLTLADALVYACNQGVDKIVDLATLTGACIIALGPTIAGVFTPSDDLAKEVVSASEAAGEKLWRMPMEESYWDSMKSGVADMVNTGGRAGGAITAALFLKQFVDEKVQWMHIDLAGPVWNDKKKGATGFGVSTLVEWVMQNTSAS; encoded by the exons ATGGCCGCCATTGTTGTATCTTTAGCTTCCTCCTCGTGCCGGTCTCTTTCCACTCTCCACGTTCCATCCACAACTTACTCTGTTTTCACGAAATCGCAATCTTTCCCTCTTTTGGGTCTATCGCTTGGCGTTCTTCCATCCTTGCGTTCTCAGGTAGGAGGAAAACGCATGGGGCACGTCCTTGCTCAAGCTAATCTCGGTCTTACGCAACCTAATAACGTCGAACCATCCAAG ATCTCGTTTGCTGCGAAAGAGATTGATTTGGTGGAATGGAAAGGAGATATACTTGTAGTTGCTGTGACAGAAAAGGATTTGACTAAGGATGAAAGCTCAAAGTTTCAGAACTCGATTCTGAAAAAACTAGATACCCATCTGGGCGGTTTATTGTCTGAAGCTTCTCTAGAGGAGGATTTTACTGGGAAAGCTGGACAGACCACAATTCTTCGGCTTCCAGGTCTCGGATCGAAAAGAGTAGGGTTGATCGGCGTTGGGAAGAGTTCATCATCAACCTCTGCTTACCGTAGTCTTGGTGAGGCTGTAGCTGCAGCTGCAAAAGCTGCTCAGGCTAGCAATGTCGCTATTGTGCTTGCATCTCCTGATGAACTCTCAGCTGAATCAAAGCTTACTATTGCCTCTGCAATTGTCTCTG GTACGGTTTTGGGGACTTTTGAAGATAGTAGGTTTAAATCTGATTCGAAGAAACCGAGTCTGAAATCCGTAGACATTGTTGGTCTTGGAACTGGATATGAGTTAGAGAAGAAACTGAAATATGCGGAAAATGTTTGTTCCGGGGTTATTTTGGGAAAAGAACTCGTAAATGCACCTCCCAATGTGCTTACCCCTGCTGTACTAGCAGAGGAGGCTTCGAAGATCGCCTCTACGTATAGCGATGTTCTTTCTGCGACGATTTTGGATGAAGAGAGATGTGTAGAATTGAAAATGGGCTCATATCTGGCTGTTGCTGCTGCTTCTGCCAATCCTCCTCATTTCATCCACTTATGTTATAAACCACCTAATGGGCAAGTTAAGATGAAGTTGGCTTTAGTGGGCAAAGGCTTGACTTTCGATAG TGGAGGCTATAACATAAAGACGGGACCTGGTTGTTTAATTGAGTTGATGAAGTTCGATATGGGCGGTTCAGCTGCAGTGTTAGGTGCTGCCAAAGCTCTTGGTCAAATTAAACCTGAAGGAGTTGAG GTTCATTTCATTGTTGCTGCCTGCGAGAATATGATAAGTGGAACGGGTATGAGACCTGGAGACATCGTGACAGCATCTAATGGGAAGACCATTGAG GTCAATAACACTGATGCAGAAGGCAGACTTACTCTTGCAGATGCTTTGGTGTATGCCTGTAACCAAGGCGTTGACAAG ATAGTTGATCTTGCAACATTAACAGGAGCATGTATAATTGCTCTTGGACCCACAATTGCAG GTGTGTTTACACCTAGCGATGATCTAGCAAAAGAAGTGGTCTCTGCTTCTGAAGCTGCAGGGGAAAAACTTTGGAGGATGCCTATGGAAGAAAGCTATTGGGATTCTATGAAATCGGGAGTAGCTGATATGGTTAATACTGGTGGCCGTGCTGGTGGAGCTATCACTGCTGCTCTCTTCTTGAAGCAG TTTGTTGATGAGAAAGTTCAGTGGATGCATATTGATTTGGCTGGACCAGTTTGGAATGACAAGAAGAAAGGCGCGACTGGATTTGGGGTTTCCACTTTGGTTGAATGGGTCATGCAAAACACTTCGGCATCTTGA
- the LOC124913960 gene encoding phototropin-2-like codes for MEPPYNGIDDKKEVRNNVGEIVTEANIVERTAEWGLKVKSNVGEGSSFHVIGGGSSSSVLVDNTISSSGRMSDDSDVGTGLGVPRASQELKDALSTLQQTFVVSDATKPDCPIVYASSGFFTMTGYSSKEIVGKNCRFLQGAETDQKEVEKIRDAVKNGKSYCGRLLNFKKNGTPFWNLLTVTPIKDNTGKTIKFIGMQVEVSKYTEGAVDKALRPNGLPKSLIRYDARQKEEALGSIIEVVQTVKDPKSYMQSLKNKNEKPEELKEFTINGSPPPQVAENWIIKTPSRDSPLWDPKNSLSRSSLQEFGKKSRKSNPASIMRLKGKSLSHYGGKSENIPVVESEILMTDVVERTDSLDRAPRERDIRQGIDLATTLERIEKNFVITDPRLPDNPIIFASDSFLELTEYTREEILGRNCRFLQGPETDQAIVSKIRDAVIQQTDITVQLINYTKSGKKFWNLFHLQPMRDQKGELQYFIGVQLDGSDHVEPLRNRLSEQTELQSAKIVKATAENVDEAVRELPDANLRPEDLWAIHSKPVYPRPHKKDNACWSAIQKVKGEKIGLNHFKPIKPLGYGDTGSVHLVELRGTGELFAMKAMDKSMMLNRNKVHRACIEREIISLLDHPFLPTLYTSFQTSTHVCLITDFFPGGELFALLDKQPMKMLKEESARFYAAEVVIGLEYLHCLGIIYRDLKPENILLQRDGHIVLADFDLSYMTLSKPQIIRTSGTSSGRRKSRNEPPPIFVAEPDSQSNSFVGTEEYIAPETITGSGHSSAVDWWALGIFLYEMLYGRTPFRGKNRQKTFANILNKDLTFPTSIPVSLGARHLINSLLNRDPASRLGSSTGSNEIKQHPFFHGISWPLIRCMEPPPLDVPLQLIDNDPNAKDIQWEDDGVLIHPMEF; via the exons atggaaccgccTTACAATGGAATTGACGATAAAAAAGAAGTTAGGAACAACGTTGGTGAAATTGTGACAGAAGCCAATATAGTAGAAAGAACAGCTGAATGGGGTTTAAAAGTGAAATCAAATGTTGGAGAAGGTAGTAGTTTTCATGTTATAGGAGGAGGAAGTTCTTCTTCGGTTTTAGTCGACAACACGATTAGTTCGTCGGGAAGAATGTCTGATGATTCCGATGTTGGGACCGGATTAGGAGTTCCTCGAGCTTCGCAGGAACTGAAAGATGCTTTGTCTACTCTTCAACAAACGTTTGTAGTTTCTGATGCTACTAAACCTGATTGTCCTATTGTTTATGCAAGTAGTGGCTTTTTTACTATGACCGGTTATTCTTCTAAGGAAATTGTGGGTAAAAATTG cCGATTTCTGCAAGGGGCTGAGACGGATCAGAAGGAGGTGGAGAAAATTCGCGACGCCGTAAAGAACGGAAAAAGCTACTGTGGGAGATTACTTAACTTCAAGAAGAATGGAACTCCTTTTTGGAACCTTCTTACCGTTACTCCGATCAAGGATAACACTGGCAAGACCATCAAATTTATCGg aATGCAGGTTGAGGTCAGTAAATATACAGAAGGCGCAGTTGATAAAGCATTACGACCTAATGGTCTTCCCAAATCACTTATTCGTTATGATG CTCGTCAGAAGGAGGAGGCTTTAGGATCAATTATAGAAGTGGTTCAAACTGTAAAAGATCCTAAATCCTATATGCAGTCTCTAAAGAACAAGAATGAGAAACCTGAAGAGCTGAAAGAGTTCACTATTAATGGTTCTCCTCCTCCTCAAGTAGCTGAAAATTGGATAATCAAAACACCTTCTAGAGACAGTCCTCTTTGGGATCCCAAAAACTCTTTATCTCGTTCAAGTTTACAAGAATTTGGTAAAAAATCTAGAAAATCAAATCCAGCTTCCATAATGAG GTTAAAAGGAAAATCTCTTAGCCATTATGGAGGAAAAAGTGAAAACATACCAGTTGTTGAGTCGGAGATTTTAATGACAGATGTTGTGGAACGAACCGATAGCTTAGACCGTGCTCCAAGAGAAAGAGATATACGCCAAGGAATTGATTTGGCAACCACGTTGGAAAGGATTGAGAAAAACTTTGTCATAACTGATCCTAGACTTCCTGATAATCCAATT ATTTTTGCTTCTGATAGCTTTCTTGAGTTAACAGAATACACCCGCGAAGAGATCTTAGGAAGAAACTGTCG ATTTCTTCAAGGACCTGAAACTGATCAAGCGATTGTTTCAAAGATTAGAGATGCTGTCATACAACAAACGGATATTACAGTTCAATTGATCAACTACACTAAGAGTG GAAAGAAATTCTGGAATCTCTTTCACTTGCAGCCTATGCGTGATCAGAAG GGAGAACTTCAATACTTCATTGGTGTTCAGTTGGATGGAAGTGATCATGTTGAGCCATTGAGAAACCGTCTCTCAGAACAGACAGAGCTACAGAGCGCCAAGATA GTCAAAGCTACTGCAGAAAATGTCGACGAGGCTGTTAGAGAACTTCCCGATGCCAACTTG AGACCTGAAGATTTGTGGGCTATTCATTCTAAGCCTGTTTATCCAAGACCTCACAAAAAGGACAATGCTTGCTGGTCAGCTATTCAAAAGGTTAAGGGTGAAAAAATTGGATTAAATCATTTCAAACCCATCAAACCATTGGGATACGGAGATACGGGCAG TGTTCATTTGGTGGAACTAAGAGGTACTGGTGAACTTTTTGCTATGAAGGCAATGGATAAATCTATGATGTTGAATCGAAATAAG GTTCATCGGGCATGCATTGAAAGGGAAATAATTTCGCTACTGGATCATCCTTTTCTCCCTACTCTATATACATCTTTTCAG ACATCTACACATGTGTGTTTGATCACGGATTTTTTTCCGGGTGGAGAGTTATTTGCATTGCTTGACAAACAACCTATGAAAATGCTAAAAGAAGAATCTGCTAGGTTTTATGCAGCAGAGGTTGTCATTGGCTTAGAATATCTTCATTGCttgg gaattaTTTACCGGGATTTGAAGCCTGAGAATATTCTACTTCAAAGGGATGGCCATATCGTGTTAGCTGATTTCGACTTATCATACATGACATTGTCTAAACCCCAA ATTATAAGGACTTCTGGTACATCATCGGGTAGGAGAAAGTCGAGGAATGAACCGCCACCAATATTTGTTGCAGAACCGGATTCACAATCGAATTCATTTGTGGGAACGGAAGAATACATTGCTCCG gAGACCATTACTGGAAGTGGGCATAGTAGTGCTGTTGATTGGTGGGCACTTGGGATATTTCTATATGAGATGCTTTATGGAAGAACACCATTCAGAGGGAAGAACAGGCAGAAGACATTTGCTAACATCTTGAATAAAGATCTCACCTTTCCAACTAGCATTCCTGTAAGTCTTGGAGCCAGACACTTGATAAATTCATTGTTGAATAGAGATCCAGCCAGTCGGTTAGGATCTAGTACCGgttctaatgaaatcaaacaacACCCTTTCTTTCACGGAATTAGTTGGCCGCTCATTCGCTGCATG GAGCCGCCACCGTTGGATGTTCCACTTCAGTTAATTGATAATGATCCTAATGCTAAAGATATACAATGGGAAGATGATGGAGTTCTTATTCATCCTATGGAGTTTTAA
- the LOC124913949 gene encoding signal recognition particle receptor subunit alpha homolog: MLEQLLIFTRGGLILWTCNELGNALRGSPIDTLIRSCLLEERSGAASYNYDAPGAAYTLKWTFHNELGLVFVAVYQKILHLLYVDDLLAMVKREFSEIYDPTRTVYDDFDDIFRQLKKEAEARAEEMKKSKQISKPVNNLAKKQGQVQKSSTGGIARKGDSESGSDGADDENLKVKKIENGYTNGNHVGVDKLPPVVNGKKDESPNNGAFNVNKLQKLRQKGSKKIDTVPKKSSIIEPNKKVTKKNRVWDDSPKEKKLDFTDPMTENGNESITVVEVDQGESSMMDKEETFSSDSESEEEEEPGKENKAGTKKTGWFSSMFQSIAGKASLDKADLEPALKALKDRLMTKNVAEEIAEKLCESVAISLEGKKLGSFTRISSTVQVAMEEALVRILTPKRSIDILREVHAAKEHRKPYVVVFVGVNGVGKSTNLAKVAYWLLQHDIKVMMAACDTFRSGAVEQLRTHARRLQIPIFEKGYEKDPAIVAKEAIQEATHNGSDVVLVDTAGRMQDNEPLMRALSKLINLNSPDLVLFVGEALVGNDAVDQLSKFNQKLADLSASPNPRLIDGILLTKFDTIDDKVGAALSMVYVSGAPVMFVGCGQSYTDMKKLNVKSIVKTLLK; this comes from the exons ATGTTAGAGCAgctactgatcttcactagaggAGGGTTGATCCTCTGGACTTGCAACGAGCTTGGTAATGCACTTAGAGGCTCGCCCATTGACACCTTGATTAGGTCTTGTCTTTTGGAGGAGCGTTCAGGTGCTGCATCCTACAATTATGATGCTCCTGGAGCTGCGTATACTCTAAAATGGACATTCCACAACGAACTTGGCCTTGTATTTGTTGCTGTTTATCAGAAAATACTCCATCTTTTGTATGTTGATGATCTGCTTGCTATGGTGAAGCGAGAGTTCTCAGAGATCTATGATCCAACTCGTACCGTCTATGATGATTTCGATGACATTTTTAGGCAGCTTAAGAAAGAGGCTGAGGCGCGGGCAGAAGAAATGAAAAAGTCTAAGCAGATCAGTAAGCCTGTGAACAACTTGGCCAAGAAGCAAGGGCAGGTGCAGAAGTCCAGTACTGGGGGAATTGCGAGAAAGGGTGACAGTGAATCTGGAAGTGATGGTGCGGATGATGAAAACTTGAAAgtgaagaaaatagaaaacgGTTATACAAATGGTAATCATGTTGGAGTTGACAAGCTACCACCTGTTGTTAATGGTAAAAAAGACGAAAGTCCCAATAATGGGGCATTTAATGTAAATAAGTTACAGAAGCTAAGACAAAAAGGTAGTAAGAAAATAGACACTGTTCCAAAGAAGAGTTCCATAATAGAGCCAAACAAAAAGGTGACAAAAAAGAATAGAGTTTGGGATGATTCACCTAAAGAGAAAAAGTTAGATTTTACTGATCCAATGACTGAGAATGGAAATGAGAGTATAACTGTTGTAGAAGTAGATCAAGGTGAGAGTAGTATGATGGACAAGGAAGAGACATTCAGCAGTGACAGTGAgtcagaagaagaggaggaaccaGGAAAGGAAAACAAGGCTGGAACAAAGAAGACAGGGTGGTTCTCATCCATGTTCCAGAG TATTGCTGGAAAGGCTAGTTTGGATAAGGCTGACCTAGAACCTGCACTGAAAGCTCTCAAGGACCGTCTCATGACAAAAAATGTG GCAGAGGAGATTGCTGAAAAGCTTTGTGAATCTGTAGCAATAAGTCTGGAAGGTAAAAAGCTTGGTTCATTCACCAGGATATCATCAACTGTTCAA GTGGCAATGGAAGAGGCCCTTGTCCGTATTTTAACTCCTAAGCGTTCAATCGATATACTACGGGAAGTGCATGCTGCAAAGGAGCACAGAAAGCCATATGTCGTTGTCTTTGTTGGAGTCAATGGAGTTGGGAAATCTACCAACCTTGCAAAG GTTGCTTACTGGCTTCTGCAGCATGATATTAAGGTCATGATGGCTGCATGTGACACGTTCAGATCAGGAGCTGTTGAACAATTAAGAACTCATGCACGGAGACTCCAG ATTCCTATTTTTGAGAAAGGCTATGAGAAAGACCCTGCAATCGTAGCTAAGGAAGCAATTCAGGAGGCCACTCACAATGGTTCAGATGTTGTTCTTGTTGATACTGCTGGTAGAATGCAG GACAATGAACCACTTATGAGAGCATTGTCTAAACTTATAAACCTCAACAGTCCTGATCTTGTTCTGTTTGTCGGTGAAGCCTTGGTTGGGAATGATGCAGTAGATCAATTATCAAAGTTTAATCAG AAATTAGCAGACCTCTCAGCTTCCCCAAATCCCAGGTTGATTGATGGTATCCTTCTGACTAAGTTTGACACTATCGACGATAAg GTTGGAGCGGCACTTTCTATGGTTTATGTTTCTGGTGCGCCGGTAATGTTTGTGGGTTGTGGCCAATCTTATACGGATATGAAGAAGCTCAATGTGAAGTCGATCGTGAAAACATTGCTCAAGTGA
- the LOC124913963 gene encoding probable WRKY transcription factor 32: protein MEAKELSLEPLEAGKTVTVTAPEEEEEEKYDREGDDDDQSLEVDDDVRHVKDGGEETRNNSELVILSPSIDSELSKDVPVDSAVLGIPEKVQLKEALEILPIKSSQALARCPKTLCAAPSVKIPSSDGYNWRKYGQKQVKSPQGSRSYYRCSQSNCHAKKIECNDQTNCVIDIINKGAHNHEQPKKTVNKESRLALCVTQSSADHLVSMLNDLDQSSSSKEPIQEAPNTPESTVQKLTGLVEVGEGGTEGHIGKPDSKRRMKKSDSGHVDSSLKSSKKNKFVVHAVGDMGTSGDGYRWRKYGQKMVKGNRHPRNYYRCTSAGCPVRKHTERAVDNPNALIITYKGNHDHGMPVPKKRHCPPVAAATSQPKKSKTLSESLEVAEEKAFESAQTLLSIGFELKQF from the exons ATGGAAGCGAAAGAGCTAAGCTTGGAACCTCTCGAAGCAGGAAAGACTGTAACAGTAACAGCaccagaagaagaagaagaagaaaagtacGATAGAGAAGGCGACGATGATGACCAGTCCTTGGaagttgatgatgatgttcgTCATGTGAAGGATGGAGGTGAAGAGACGAGGAATAACTCCGAGTTAGTCATCTTGTCGCCTTCAATAGACTCGGAGTTGTCTAAAG atGTGCCGGTTGACAGTGCTGTTCTTGGAATTCCGGAAAAGGTTCAATTGAAG GAGGCTCTCGAAATTTTGCCAATCAAATCTTCACAAGCTCTGGCAAGGTGTCCAAAAACCTTATGTGCTGCACCTTCAGTGAAAATACCATCGAGTGATGGCTATAATTGGCGAAAATATGGTCAGAAGCAGGTGAAAAGTCCTCAAGGTTCAAGGAGTTACTATAGATGTTCACAGTCGAATTGTCATGCTAAAAAAATTGAGTGCAATGATCAAACGAATTGTGTTATTGATATTATCAACAAAGGTGCGCATAATCATGAACAGCCTAAGAAGACAGTTAATAAGGAAAGTCGACTTGCATTATGTGTTACACAGAGCAGTGCAGATCATCTGGTTAGTATGCTGAATGACTTAGATCAATCTTCTTCATCGAAGGAGCCTATACAAGAAGCACCCAATACTCCAGAGAGTACGGTGCAGAAATTGACTGGTCTAGTTGAGGTAGGTGAAGGTGGCACCGAAGGGCATATTGGCAAACCAGACAGTAAAAGAAG AATGAAGAAGAGTGATTCTGGTCATGTTGATTCTTCACTGAAATCAAGCAAGAAGAATAAATTTGTTGTGCATGCTGTGGGTGATATGGGAACTTCAGGAGACGGCTATAGGTGGCGTAAATATGGACAGAAAATGGTGAAGGGAAATCGGCATCCAAG GAACTACTACAGGTGTACATCAGCTGGATGTCCTGTTCGAAAGCACACAGAAAGAGCTGTAGATAACCCGAATGCCTTGATAATAACATACAAAGGAAATCACGATCACGGCATGCCTGTGCCCAAGAAGAGGCACTGCCCACCTGTTGCTGCTGCAACTTCTCAACCAAAGAAATCCAAAACATTATCCGAGTCACTGGAGGTTGCGGAAGAGAAGGCGTTTGAATCAGCACAAACCCTTCTTAGCATTGGTTTCGAATTAAAGCAGTTTTGA